The following coding sequences lie in one Arachis stenosperma cultivar V10309 chromosome 5, arast.V10309.gnm1.PFL2, whole genome shotgun sequence genomic window:
- the LOC130982484 gene encoding U-box domain-containing protein 21-like, with the protein MVLGWSRRRKNNNHKANGKPSMELVIPNHFRCPISLDLMKDPVTLSTGITYDRESVERWFDDGNFKCPVTSQIVKNFDMIPNHSLRMMIQDWCVENRQHGVERIPTPRIPISPTDVSDLLLQLKESSLRLEQFTCLELIQKMERWGAESERNKRIIVDNGAPAALASSFDSFAGDSVERNVGVLDEILSALKWMFPLQLEAQKSLGSIASLSCMVWFLKHQDLPGKEKSIVALKELLSFGDSNNVEALSKIEGVNELLVELVNKRISPTVTKNSLRVIWYMVSSSKSECGEKMKISFVELGFVNTLLGVLIDSEKSICEKALAIYDCLCSSEKGRESALGNDLTIPVLVKKVLRISSLSTDYSVSAIWKMCKFGERGDEEGKVLVEALQVGAFQKLLLVLQVGCGDSTKEKATELLKLMNPYRAELECIDSDFKNLKRSF; encoded by the exons ATGGTGCTAGGTTGGAGTAGAAGGAGGAAGAACAACAATCACAAGGCTAATGGAAAACCAAGCATGGAGCTAGTGATTCCAAACCATTTCAGGTGCCCAATTTCGTTAGACCTAATGAAAGATCCTGTGACATTATCAACCGGCATAACATACGACAGAGAAAGCGTTGAAAGATGGTTTGATGATGGGAATTTCAAGTGCCCTGTCACAAGCCAGATTGTGAAGAACTTTGACATGATCCCAAACCATTCTCTGAGGATGATGATCCAAGATTGGTGTGTGGAGAATAGGCAGCATGGTGTTGAGAGGATCCCAACACCAAGGATCCCAATTAGCCCAACTGATGTCTCTGATCTTCTTCTGCAACTTAAGGAATCTTCACTGCGCTTGGAACAGTTTACTTGCCTTGAAttgattcagaagatggagagATGGGGTGCTGAGAGTGAAAGGAACAAGAGGATTATAGTTGATAATGGAGCACCAGCTGCATTGGCCTCATCATTTGATTCATTTGCAG GTGATTCTGTTGAGAGAAATGTGGGTGTTCTTGATGAGATCCTTTCAGCACTGAAATGGATGTTCCCACTTCAATTGGAGGCTCAGAAATCATTGGGGTCCATTGCATCATTGAGCTGTATGGTTTGGTTCTTGAAGCACCAAGACCTCCCTGGAAAAGAAAAATCCATTGTTGCATTGAAGGAGCTTCTCTCCTTTGGTGACAGTAATAATGTTGAGGCACTTTCAAAGATTGAAGGGGTCAACGaactcttggtggaattggtcAACAAGAGAATTAGTCCAACAGTAACAAAGAACTCACTGAGGGTGATCTGGTACATGGTTTCATCATCAAAATCTGAATGTGGTGAGAAGATGAAGATTTCATTTGTGGAGTTGGGATTTGTGAATACCCTTTTGGGAGTCCTAATTGATTCAGAAAAGAGCATTTGCGAGAAGGCTTTGGCAATCTATGATTGTCTTTGTAGCAGTGAGAAAGGGAGAGAAAGTGCTCTTGGGAATGATCTAACTATTCCTGTTTTGGTGAAGAAGGTTTTGAGGATTTCTTCACTTAGCACTGATTACTCTGTGTCTGCAATATGGAAGATGTGCAAATTTGGAGAAAGAGGTGATGAAGAAGGGAAGGTTCTTGTTGAGGCTCTTCAAGTTGGTGCATTCCAGAAGCTTCTCTTGGTTTTGCAGGTTGGTTGTGGTGATTCCACAAAGGAAAAAGCCACTGAGCTTCTCAAGTTGATGAATCCTTATAGGGCTGAATTGGAATGCATTGACTCTGATTTCAAGAATCTTAAGAGATCCTTCTAA